A single Paraburkholderia sp. D15 DNA region contains:
- a CDS encoding ATP-binding cassette domain-containing protein: MPLAVDIRKTFQSAERRFTLDVSFKASTPRVVLFGPSGAGKSLTLQAIAGLLRPDEGAITLHDAALFDSARDIDLKPQARKIAYLFQDYALFPHLNVRQNIGFGLQQGWLNPRARFAHPQVDYWLDALELKSVAGNHPAQLSGGQKQRVALARALVAQPRLLLLDEPFSALDSALRQRMRHELSELQTRLDIPMVLITHDPDDVAAFGDQVVQVSDGCVRENHPFTGYVRSES, encoded by the coding sequence ATGCCGCTCGCCGTCGACATCCGCAAAACTTTTCAGAGCGCCGAGCGCCGTTTCACGCTCGACGTCTCCTTCAAGGCGAGCACGCCGCGCGTCGTGCTGTTCGGGCCGTCGGGCGCGGGCAAGAGTCTGACGCTGCAGGCGATTGCCGGCCTGCTGCGCCCCGACGAAGGCGCGATCACACTGCACGACGCCGCGCTCTTCGACAGCGCGCGCGACATCGATCTGAAGCCGCAGGCACGCAAGATCGCGTATCTGTTTCAGGACTACGCGTTGTTTCCGCATCTGAACGTGCGGCAGAACATCGGTTTCGGTTTGCAGCAGGGCTGGTTGAATCCGCGGGCGCGGTTCGCGCATCCGCAGGTCGACTACTGGCTCGATGCGCTGGAATTGAAGAGCGTGGCCGGCAATCATCCGGCGCAGCTTTCTGGTGGACAGAAACAGCGCGTGGCGCTGGCGCGCGCGCTCGTCGCGCAGCCTCGGCTGTTATTGCTCGATGAACCGTTTTCCGCGCTCGACAGCGCATTGCGTCAGCGCATGCGGCACGAGTTGTCGGAGTTGCAAACGCGGCTCGATATTCCGATGGTGCTGATCACGCACGATCCCGACGATGTCGCCGCATTCGGCGATCAGGTCGTGCAGGTCAGCGACGGCTGTGTGCGCGAGAATCATCCGTTCACGGGCTACGTGCGCAGCGAGTCATGA
- the modB gene encoding molybdate ABC transporter permease subunit produces the protein MQQAWIPLLLSLKVAGWATALNLVFGVAAGFGLSRWRSGARDVIDSMLMLPLVLPPTVLGYYLLVLLGRRGVIGGWLDRFDIQLVFTWQGAVIASTVVAFPLVLKSARAAFESVDPQLERAARTLGISETALFFRVTLPLAARGILAGGLLAFARALGEFGATLMIAGNLPGRTQTLSVAVYSAVQAGDDSTANFLVLVTSVTCVVILLLAGRLVPQHTLLSSR, from the coding sequence ATGCAACAGGCCTGGATTCCGCTCTTGCTGTCGCTGAAAGTGGCGGGCTGGGCCACCGCGCTCAATCTGGTGTTCGGCGTCGCGGCCGGCTTCGGCCTGTCGCGCTGGCGCTCGGGCGCGCGCGACGTGATCGATTCGATGCTGATGCTGCCGCTCGTCCTGCCGCCCACCGTGCTCGGCTATTACCTGCTGGTGCTGCTCGGCCGGCGCGGCGTGATCGGCGGTTGGCTCGACCGCTTCGACATTCAGCTGGTGTTCACCTGGCAAGGCGCGGTGATCGCATCGACCGTGGTCGCGTTTCCGCTCGTGCTGAAATCGGCGCGCGCCGCATTCGAATCGGTCGATCCGCAACTCGAACGGGCCGCGCGCACGCTCGGCATCAGCGAGACGGCGCTGTTCTTTCGCGTGACCTTGCCGCTCGCGGCGCGCGGCATCTTGGCGGGCGGTCTGCTCGCGTTTGCCCGCGCGCTCGGCGAGTTCGGCGCGACGTTGATGATCGCGGGCAATCTGCCGGGCCGCACGCAGACGCTGTCGGTCGCGGTCTATTCGGCGGTGCAGGCGGGCGACGACAGCACCGCGAATTTCCTCGTACTCGTGACCTCGGTGACGTGCGTCGTGATCCTGTTGCTGGCGGGCCGCCTCGTGCCGCAGCACACCTTGTTGTCGTCCCGCTGA
- the modA gene encoding molybdate ABC transporter substrate-binding protein gives MTLSRRFLKHALFVASAVSLVISANARADELVVSAAASLTNAFKAVSEVFEQQHPGTKVLLNFGASDVLMQQIAKGAPADVFASADQKAMDKAAAEKVIVPATRKDFAANSLVLIVPTDSHFAPSALPELASANVKRVAYGDPASVPIGRYAQGALQAAGVWDAVSAKAVLASNVRQSLDYVSRGEVDAGFVFSTDAAVMPDKVKVALNVPTQTPITYPIAQVEGSRHAADAQAFIGFVLSPAGQAVLAKYGFKPAH, from the coding sequence ATGACACTGTCCCGCCGCTTTCTGAAACACGCGCTGTTTGTCGCCAGCGCTGTCTCCCTCGTCATCAGCGCCAACGCGCGCGCCGACGAACTGGTGGTCTCCGCCGCCGCCAGCCTGACCAACGCCTTCAAGGCTGTCAGCGAAGTGTTCGAACAGCAGCATCCGGGCACCAAGGTGCTGCTCAACTTCGGCGCCTCCGACGTGCTGATGCAGCAGATCGCCAAGGGCGCACCCGCCGACGTGTTCGCGTCCGCGGATCAGAAAGCGATGGACAAGGCCGCCGCCGAAAAGGTGATCGTGCCCGCCACGCGCAAGGACTTCGCCGCCAACTCGCTCGTGCTGATCGTGCCGACGGATAGTCATTTCGCGCCGTCCGCGTTGCCCGAACTGGCGTCGGCGAACGTGAAGCGGGTGGCGTACGGCGATCCGGCCTCGGTGCCGATCGGCCGCTACGCGCAGGGCGCGCTGCAAGCCGCCGGCGTGTGGGATGCCGTCAGCGCGAAGGCCGTGCTGGCGTCGAACGTGCGTCAGAGCCTGGATTACGTGTCGCGTGGCGAAGTCGATGCCGGCTTCGTGTTCAGCACCGACGCCGCCGTCATGCCGGACAAGGTCAAGGTCGCGCTGAACGTGCCGACGCAAACGCCGATCACCTACCCGATCGCGCAAGTCGAGGGCAGCCGTCATGCGGCCGATGCGCAGGCGTTCATCGGCTTCGTGTTGTCGCCGGCTGGCCAGGCCGTGCTGGCGAAGTACGGCTTCAAGCCCGCGCATTAA
- a CDS encoding phosphatase PAP2 family protein, with protein sequence MPDLPVHLWYSITSLGAAGMTLPLAFAIALWLAVGYSWRMAAGWLLLLGAAIGVTTVTKLAFLGWGVGVRELDFTGVSGHAMLSTSVYPVALFLMLLPARPAFRLLGVLLGLAAGIAVGLSRVVLSAHSPSEAITGCLVGALTALMFVRMAWHAEPGRLSALPVTASLMVLALLMHGVHVPTQRWVTHIALKVSGHDRPFIRAKWRAVRDVRPATAPLSQTLNTLTQSRATDV encoded by the coding sequence ATGCCCGATTTACCCGTTCACCTGTGGTATTCGATCACCAGCCTCGGCGCCGCCGGCATGACGCTGCCGCTCGCGTTCGCCATCGCGTTGTGGCTGGCGGTCGGCTATTCGTGGCGCATGGCGGCCGGCTGGCTGCTGTTGCTGGGCGCGGCCATCGGCGTGACGACCGTCACCAAGCTGGCGTTTCTCGGCTGGGGCGTCGGCGTGCGCGAGCTGGATTTCACCGGCGTCAGCGGGCATGCGATGTTGTCGACATCCGTCTATCCGGTCGCGTTGTTCCTGATGCTGCTGCCCGCCCGGCCGGCTTTCCGTCTGCTCGGCGTGCTGCTTGGACTTGCTGCCGGGATCGCGGTGGGTTTGTCGCGGGTCGTGCTGAGTGCGCACTCGCCTTCCGAAGCGATCACCGGCTGTCTGGTCGGCGCGCTCACCGCGTTGATGTTCGTGCGCATGGCGTGGCACGCGGAGCCCGGCCGGCTGTCGGCGTTGCCCGTCACCGCCAGTCTGATGGTGCTCGCGTTGCTGATGCACGGCGTGCACGTGCCGACGCAACGCTGGGTCACGCATATCGCGCTGAAGGTGTCCGGACACGACCGGCCGTTCATCCGCGCGAAATGGCGGGCGGTGCGGGACGTGCGCCCGGCTACTGCGCCGCTGTCGCAAACGCTCAATACGCTCACTCAGTCACGCGCCACTGACGTTTGA
- a CDS encoding PHB depolymerase family esterase, whose translation MAKSLSKIWLRGLKRLLAIQSESLTKTAKTAKRTSTRPTRTATSKPSAKVRPLKAAAALRTPAKREAPRPAARESRVRPRASAWASGSWTRSFHSAPAAPGRLVNHLQYGLYIPSGHALEAMPLVVMLHGCTQSIDEFAEGTRMNVLADRFGFAVVYPEQSKHAHSHRCWHWYDAGESAGGAEARAVVSLVDALVAEHGFDSERVYAAGISAGAGLTALLAVHYPEHFAAVALHSGPAFGEARTGITAMDVMRRGARGEPAQLVDQLVDVAHYPGMPAIIVHGDADHVVSPVNADQLAEEFLRLNRIVDADGTRKSGEVREERKGGVVMRDFVRGGRRVVRLCRVQGLGHAWSGGDDAVPFHSAKGPDASAMIWEFFKHQRRTGAGQIAANPSRAAAAGAR comes from the coding sequence ATGGCAAAAAGTCTGTCGAAAATCTGGCTACGCGGGTTGAAGCGATTGCTTGCGATCCAGTCCGAATCCCTGACCAAAACCGCGAAGACCGCCAAACGTACGTCCACGCGGCCAACGCGCACCGCCACCAGCAAGCCGTCCGCGAAAGTGCGCCCGCTCAAGGCGGCAGCCGCGCTGCGCACCCCGGCGAAGCGGGAAGCGCCGCGTCCCGCTGCGCGCGAATCGCGCGTGCGGCCGCGCGCATCGGCGTGGGCGAGCGGCTCGTGGACGCGTTCGTTTCACTCGGCGCCCGCGGCGCCGGGGCGGCTCGTCAACCATCTCCAGTACGGTTTGTACATCCCGTCGGGCCATGCGCTGGAAGCCATGCCGCTTGTCGTGATGCTGCACGGCTGTACCCAGTCGATCGATGAATTCGCGGAAGGCACGCGCATGAACGTGCTCGCCGACCGCTTCGGCTTTGCGGTGGTGTATCCCGAGCAATCGAAGCACGCGCATTCGCACCGCTGCTGGCACTGGTACGACGCCGGCGAGAGCGCGGGCGGCGCCGAAGCGCGCGCCGTGGTCTCGCTGGTGGATGCGCTTGTCGCGGAACATGGCTTCGACAGCGAACGCGTGTACGCGGCCGGCATCTCGGCCGGTGCGGGGCTGACCGCGCTGCTGGCCGTCCACTATCCCGAGCATTTCGCGGCGGTGGCGCTGCATTCCGGCCCCGCATTCGGCGAAGCGCGCACCGGCATTACCGCGATGGACGTGATGCGGCGCGGCGCGCGCGGCGAGCCGGCGCAGCTTGTCGACCAACTGGTCGACGTCGCGCATTACCCCGGCATGCCGGCGATCATCGTCCACGGCGATGCCGACCACGTCGTCTCGCCGGTCAACGCCGATCAACTGGCGGAGGAATTCCTGCGCCTGAACCGTATCGTCGATGCCGATGGCACGCGCAAATCTGGCGAGGTGCGCGAGGAGCGCAAAGGCGGCGTGGTGATGCGCGATTTCGTGCGCGGTGGACGGCGAGTGGTTCGGCTGTGCCGCGTGCAAGGGCTGGGTCACGCATGGAGTGGCGGCGATGACGCCGTTCCGTTCCATTCCGCCAAAGGTCCTGACGCTAGCGCCATGATCTGGGAATTTTTCAAGCATCAACGCCGTACGGGAGCCGGCCAGATCGCTGCAAATCCTTCCAGGGCGGCCGCAGCGGGCGCACGGTGA